From Microbacterium invictum, the proteins below share one genomic window:
- a CDS encoding DUF2809 domain-containing protein — MSGGAVVGRPTSRRRLVAVCGIVVTVAAGMLVHFVLPDTAGSDIAGDVLYVVAVYLFIAVCAPRWHPLWIGVLTAVWCIAVELFQLTGLPEAWGAVFWPIMLVLGTVFDPRDLLVYTAAAVGLVVLDLAARRVAAVRSR, encoded by the coding sequence ATGAGCGGGGGCGCCGTCGTCGGACGTCCCACCTCGCGCCGTCGCCTGGTCGCGGTCTGCGGCATCGTCGTCACGGTGGCTGCGGGGATGCTGGTGCACTTCGTGCTGCCGGACACGGCCGGCAGCGACATCGCGGGCGACGTGCTCTACGTCGTCGCCGTGTACCTGTTCATCGCCGTGTGTGCGCCCCGCTGGCATCCACTCTGGATCGGAGTGCTCACCGCCGTCTGGTGCATCGCGGTGGAGCTGTTCCAGCTGACCGGCCTGCCGGAGGCGTGGGGTGCGGTGTTCTGGCCGATCATGCTCGTGCTCGGCACGGTCTTCGATCCCCGCGACCTGCTCGTCTACACGGCTGCGGCGGTCGGGCTTGTGGTGCTCGACCTGGCCGCGCGTCGGGTCGCCGCGGTCCGCTCGCGGTGA
- a CDS encoding NUDIX domain-containing protein, whose translation MTIVPPAPGEPRRPLGPRDPGDAWVVAEDGTRYWGRFGAAGLLALDPNRGVLLQHRVSWSHFGDTWALPGGARHEGESACEGALRESAEEAGVPRDAVTPRFISVLDLDVWTYATVVSDVTVPFEPVISDPESRELAWVPADRIDEYPLHPGFAAAWPGLRELLTVRPVVVVDAANVVGSVPDGWWRDRAGAAARLLAGVATLAARGMDAGGLGLPADTWFPEFHVVVEGAARDAADVTGVKVVRAQGHGDDAIVADAEAASAAGREVTVVTSDRELTERVTALGAQARPVSWLREQL comes from the coding sequence GTGACGATCGTTCCCCCCGCTCCCGGCGAGCCGCGGCGTCCGCTCGGGCCGCGTGATCCGGGGGACGCGTGGGTCGTCGCCGAGGACGGCACACGGTACTGGGGGCGGTTCGGTGCGGCCGGCCTGCTGGCACTGGACCCGAACCGCGGCGTCCTGCTGCAGCATCGCGTGTCGTGGAGTCACTTCGGCGACACGTGGGCACTGCCCGGCGGCGCGCGGCATGAGGGCGAGTCGGCGTGCGAGGGCGCATTGCGCGAGTCGGCCGAAGAGGCGGGGGTGCCGCGCGACGCTGTGACGCCGCGCTTCATCAGCGTGCTCGACCTCGACGTGTGGACCTATGCGACCGTCGTCTCCGACGTGACGGTGCCGTTCGAGCCCGTCATCAGCGACCCCGAGAGCCGCGAGCTCGCGTGGGTACCGGCCGATCGGATCGACGAGTATCCGCTGCACCCCGGGTTCGCCGCGGCGTGGCCTGGTCTGCGCGAGCTGCTGACGGTGCGGCCCGTGGTCGTGGTCGACGCCGCGAACGTCGTCGGCTCGGTGCCGGATGGCTGGTGGCGTGACCGGGCCGGTGCCGCGGCGCGGCTGCTCGCTGGTGTCGCGACGCTCGCCGCGCGGGGGATGGATGCCGGTGGGCTCGGCCTTCCGGCCGACACGTGGTTCCCCGAGTTCCACGTGGTGGTCGAAGGTGCGGCGCGCGATGCGGCGGACGTGACCGGTGTGAAGGTGGTGCGTGCTCAGGGGCACGGCGACGACGCGATCGTCGCCGACGCCGAGGCGGCTTCGGCCGCGGGACGCGAGGTCACCGTGGTCACGAGCGACCGCGAGTTGACCGAGCGGGTGACCGCCCTCGGCGCTCAGGCGCGGCCGGTGTCGTGGCTGCGCGAGCAGCTGTGA
- a CDS encoding ribonucleoside triphosphate reductase: protein MRTPESQPQPRTVAVGATVNEYLSRGDWRVNANANQGYSLGGLILNSAGKLIANYWLDEVYAPEAGVAHREGDLHIHDLDMFAGYCAGWSLRMVLEQGFNGAPGKIASSPPKHLTSALGQMVNFLGTLQNEWAGAQAFSSFDTYLAPFVRLDSLSHAQVEQAIQEFVFNLNVPSRWGTQTPFTNLTFDWTVPDDLADQHPLIGGTVCDFTYGDLTEEMAVINRAFIAVMSQGDADGRSFTFPIPTYNITKDFDWDGPLTDGLFAMTAEYGLPYFQNFVNSDLDPHMIRSMCCRLQLDLTELLKRGNGLFGSAEQTGSLGVVTINCARLGFVHSGDEDAVYRRLDELLEIARDTLEAKRRIIDLHIDGGLFPYTKRYLGSLDNHFSTIGVNGLNEFVRNFTRDAADITSPAGRELVGRLLDHVRARMVEFQEATGNMYNLEASPAEGATYRLAKSDIARFGAAIVHAGTDANPYYTNSSQLPVGYTDDPFEAMELQEALQGKYTGGTVLHLYMGEAMVSARACKTLVRRSLEGFRLPYITVTPTFSICPQHGYVSGHHEQCPDCGSECEVWTRVMGYFRPISSFNIGKKGEAAERLYFDQAAVLSS from the coding sequence ATGCGCACACCGGAATCCCAGCCCCAACCGCGGACGGTCGCGGTCGGAGCGACCGTGAACGAGTACCTCTCGCGTGGCGATTGGCGCGTCAACGCGAACGCCAACCAGGGCTACTCACTGGGCGGCCTCATCCTCAACTCGGCGGGCAAGCTCATCGCCAATTACTGGCTCGACGAGGTCTACGCACCCGAAGCGGGCGTCGCGCACCGCGAGGGCGACCTGCACATCCACGACCTCGACATGTTCGCCGGCTACTGCGCCGGCTGGTCGCTGCGCATGGTTCTCGAACAGGGCTTCAACGGCGCCCCCGGCAAGATCGCCTCATCCCCGCCGAAGCACCTCACCAGCGCCCTCGGCCAGATGGTCAACTTCCTCGGCACGCTGCAGAACGAGTGGGCCGGAGCCCAGGCGTTCAGCTCGTTCGACACGTACCTCGCGCCGTTCGTCCGGCTCGACTCGCTCAGTCACGCGCAGGTCGAACAGGCCATCCAGGAGTTCGTGTTCAACCTCAACGTGCCCTCCCGCTGGGGCACCCAGACGCCGTTCACCAATCTCACCTTCGACTGGACCGTGCCCGACGACCTCGCCGACCAGCATCCACTCATCGGGGGCACCGTGTGCGACTTCACCTACGGCGACCTGACCGAGGAGATGGCCGTCATCAACCGCGCATTCATCGCGGTGATGAGTCAGGGCGACGCGGACGGCCGCTCGTTCACCTTCCCGATCCCGACCTACAACATCACGAAGGACTTCGACTGGGACGGCCCGCTCACAGACGGGCTGTTCGCGATGACCGCGGAGTACGGACTGCCCTACTTCCAGAACTTCGTGAACTCCGACCTCGACCCGCACATGATCCGGTCGATGTGCTGCCGGCTGCAGCTCGACCTCACCGAGCTCCTCAAGCGCGGCAACGGCCTGTTCGGCTCGGCCGAGCAGACCGGCTCGCTGGGGGTCGTCACCATCAACTGCGCGCGCCTCGGCTTCGTGCATTCCGGAGACGAGGATGCCGTGTACCGGCGCCTCGACGAGCTGCTCGAGATCGCGCGCGACACCCTCGAGGCAAAGCGCCGCATCATCGACCTGCACATCGACGGCGGCCTGTTCCCGTACACGAAGCGGTATCTCGGCAGCCTCGACAACCATTTCTCCACGATCGGTGTGAACGGCCTCAACGAGTTCGTGCGCAATTTCACCCGGGATGCCGCGGACATCACCTCCCCGGCCGGACGTGAGCTCGTCGGGCGACTGCTCGACCACGTGCGTGCGCGGATGGTCGAGTTCCAAGAGGCCACCGGCAACATGTACAACCTCGAGGCGAGCCCCGCCGAAGGCGCCACCTACCGCCTCGCGAAGTCCGACATCGCCCGGTTCGGCGCGGCCATCGTCCACGCCGGCACCGACGCGAACCCGTACTACACGAACTCTTCGCAGCTGCCCGTCGGCTACACCGACGACCCGTTCGAGGCCATGGAGCTGCAGGAGGCGCTGCAGGGCAAGTACACCGGCGGCACGGTGCTGCATCTGTATATGGGTGAGGCCATGGTCTCGGCCCGCGCCTGCAAGACGCTCGTGCGGCGCTCGCTCGAGGGCTTCCGCCTGCCGTACATCACGGTCACCCCGACGTTCTCGATCTGCCCGCAGCACGGGTACGTATCGGGGCATCACGAGCAGTGCCCCGACTGCGGGTCGGAGTGCGAGGTGTGGACACGCGTGATGGGCTACTTCCGGCCGATCTCGTCGTTCAACATCGGCAAGAAGGGCGAAGCGGCCGAGCGACTGTACTTCGACCAGGCTGCCGTGCTGTCGTCATGA
- a CDS encoding anaerobic ribonucleoside-triphosphate reductase activating protein has product MTAQHTGAAACLKVAGMSRMSSVDWPDRLVTTVFLQGCPWDCFYCHNPALIDPRAAGALPWSEVWAHLTRRVGLLDGVVFSGGEPTTQHALLPAVTAVRELGFGIGLHTGGAYPNRLAPLLPLVDWIGFDIKATATGYAHVVGRPGAADRAWRSLELVLAEQARRAGTPTPLEFEVRTTVHSAAVDEDDLTELSSRLVDAGVRTWALQRFRDTGTRDAMPRVTAPGRRVDFGGVPTDRFERVIVR; this is encoded by the coding sequence ATGACCGCGCAGCACACCGGCGCGGCGGCCTGTCTGAAGGTCGCGGGGATGTCGCGCATGTCGAGCGTCGACTGGCCGGACAGGCTGGTGACCACCGTGTTCCTGCAGGGATGCCCGTGGGACTGCTTCTACTGCCACAACCCCGCGCTCATCGACCCGCGCGCTGCCGGTGCGCTGCCGTGGTCCGAGGTGTGGGCGCACCTGACCAGGCGCGTGGGCCTGCTCGACGGTGTCGTCTTCTCCGGCGGCGAGCCGACCACGCAGCACGCGCTGCTGCCGGCCGTGACGGCGGTGCGCGAGCTCGGGTTCGGTATCGGGCTGCACACCGGCGGCGCCTACCCGAACCGGCTCGCCCCGCTGCTGCCGCTCGTGGACTGGATCGGCTTCGACATCAAGGCCACCGCCACCGGCTACGCGCACGTCGTCGGGCGGCCGGGCGCGGCCGACCGTGCGTGGCGCAGCCTCGAGCTCGTCCTGGCCGAGCAGGCGCGTCGCGCCGGCACGCCGACGCCGCTCGAGTTCGAGGTGCGCACGACGGTGCACTCGGCCGCTGTCGACGAGGACGATCTCACCGAGCTCTCATCCCGGCTGGTGGATGCCGGAGTCCGCACCTGGGCGCTGCAGCGCTTCCGCGACACCGGCACCCGCGATGCGATGCCCCGTGTCACCGCGCCCGGGCGGCGCGTCGACTTCGGCGGCGTGCCGACCGACCGGTTCGAACGCGTGATCGTCCGCTGA
- the der gene encoding ribosome biogenesis GTPase Der, which produces MAELDETLAEQRAAALRSSLSDYDLDEEDAELLAGLTAGGEVVEVLPALPVVAIVGRPNVGKSALVNRILGRREAVVEDTPGVTRDRVTYKAEWMDRSFTLVDTGGWEPDARGIDKSVALQAEVAIDLCDVVLFVVDAMVGATSTDEQVVRLLRKSGKPVFLVANKIDDQRHEPEAAALWNLGLGEPHPVSAIHGRGVADLLDEIMKVLPEVSAVAKNELGGPRRVAILGRPNVGKSSLLNKAAGEERVVVNDLAGTTRDPVDEIVELGGKLWRLVDTAGIRRRVHLQQGADFYASLRTSAALEKAEVAVVVLDVSEPLSEQDVRIIDLVLESGRALVLAFNKWDRLNDDDMENMDRRRYLEREIEQDLAHVAWAPRVNLSARTGRHLDKLVPALETALASWDQRISTGKFNAFLAELVAEHPHPVRGGKQPRILFGTQASTRPPTFVLFTTGFLDPGYRRFIQRRLRELFGFEGTPIITNMRVRERRQR; this is translated from the coding sequence ATGGCCGAGCTCGACGAGACGCTCGCCGAGCAGCGTGCCGCGGCTCTGCGCAGCTCGCTCTCGGACTACGACCTCGATGAGGAAGACGCCGAGCTGCTCGCGGGCCTCACCGCCGGGGGAGAGGTCGTCGAGGTGCTGCCGGCGCTGCCGGTCGTCGCGATCGTCGGACGCCCGAACGTGGGCAAGTCCGCGCTCGTGAACCGCATCCTCGGCCGCCGGGAGGCCGTCGTCGAAGACACCCCGGGCGTGACCCGCGACCGCGTGACATACAAGGCCGAGTGGATGGACCGCTCCTTCACCCTCGTCGACACGGGCGGCTGGGAGCCCGATGCCCGCGGCATCGACAAGTCCGTGGCGCTGCAGGCCGAGGTCGCGATCGACCTGTGCGACGTCGTGCTGTTCGTCGTCGACGCGATGGTCGGCGCCACCTCGACCGACGAGCAGGTCGTGCGGCTGCTGCGCAAGAGCGGCAAACCTGTCTTCCTCGTCGCGAACAAGATCGACGACCAGCGCCACGAGCCCGAGGCCGCGGCTCTGTGGAACCTCGGACTCGGCGAGCCGCACCCGGTCTCGGCGATCCACGGTCGTGGTGTCGCCGACCTCCTCGACGAGATCATGAAGGTGCTGCCCGAGGTCTCGGCCGTCGCCAAGAACGAGCTCGGCGGTCCGCGCCGCGTGGCGATCCTCGGTCGTCCCAACGTCGGCAAATCGTCGCTGCTGAACAAGGCGGCCGGCGAGGAGCGGGTCGTCGTCAACGATCTGGCCGGCACCACGCGCGACCCGGTGGACGAGATCGTCGAGCTGGGCGGCAAGCTGTGGCGGCTGGTCGACACCGCCGGCATCCGTCGCCGCGTCCACCTGCAGCAGGGTGCCGACTTCTACGCCTCGCTGCGCACCTCGGCCGCTCTCGAGAAGGCGGAGGTCGCCGTCGTCGTCCTCGATGTGAGCGAGCCGCTCAGTGAGCAGGACGTGCGCATCATCGATCTCGTGCTCGAGTCGGGCCGAGCTCTCGTGCTCGCGTTCAACAAATGGGATCGCCTGAACGACGACGACATGGAGAACATGGACCGGCGCCGGTACCTCGAGCGAGAGATCGAGCAGGACCTCGCGCACGTCGCGTGGGCGCCCCGCGTCAACCTCTCGGCCCGCACCGGACGCCACCTCGACAAGCTCGTCCCGGCGCTGGAGACCGCGCTCGCATCGTGGGACCAGCGCATCTCGACGGGCAAGTTCAACGCGTTCCTGGCCGAGCTGGTCGCCGAGCACCCGCACCCGGTGCGCGGCGGCAAGCAGCCGCGCATCCTGTTCGGCACGCAGGCCTCGACCCGTCCGCCGACGTTCGTGCTGTTCACCACCGGGTTCCTCGACCCCGGCTACCGCCGGTTCATCCAGCGGCGGCTGCGCGAGCTGTTCGGGTTCGAGGGCACGCCGATCATCACCAACATGCGGGTCCGCGAGCGCCGCCAGCGGTAG
- the cmk gene encoding (d)CMP kinase, protein MLTDSREPVAVAIDGPAGSGKSSVSKQAARRLGYGYLDTGAAYRALAWHVLSRGAETADADVVVAATEDFDYAISLDPDRYWVRVGETDVTDAIREPRVSAAVSGVARVPEVREAVNALFRSLVAAADAPGVIVEGRDITTVVLPDAPVRILLTAAPEVRAARRSAELSGEDAGAVAAALHQRDASDAKVVDFLNAAPGVTVVDSTELDFAQTVDAVLDVVRAGTGAHRDR, encoded by the coding sequence CTGTTGACTGACTCACGTGAACCGGTCGCCGTCGCGATCGACGGCCCCGCCGGCAGCGGCAAATCGAGCGTCTCCAAGCAGGCCGCGCGCCGCCTCGGTTACGGCTATCTCGACACCGGCGCGGCGTACCGCGCGCTGGCCTGGCACGTGCTGAGCCGCGGGGCCGAGACCGCGGACGCCGACGTCGTGGTCGCCGCCACCGAGGACTTCGACTATGCGATCTCGCTCGACCCCGACCGCTATTGGGTGCGCGTCGGCGAGACCGACGTCACAGACGCCATCCGTGAGCCGCGGGTTTCCGCAGCCGTCAGCGGGGTGGCACGCGTGCCCGAGGTGCGCGAGGCGGTCAACGCGCTGTTCCGCTCACTCGTCGCGGCCGCCGATGCCCCCGGCGTCATCGTCGAGGGTCGCGACATCACGACCGTCGTCCTGCCCGACGCGCCGGTGCGGATCCTGCTGACCGCCGCCCCCGAGGTGCGCGCGGCACGTCGCAGCGCCGAACTGTCCGGCGAGGACGCCGGCGCGGTCGCCGCCGCACTGCACCAGCGCGACGCCTCCGACGCGAAAGTCGTCGACTTCCTCAACGCCGCACCCGGCGTGACCGTGGTGGATTCCACCGAACTAGATTTCGCACAGACCGTGGACGCCGTCCTCGACGTCGTCCGTGCGGGGACAGGAGCGCACCGTGACCGGTGA
- a CDS encoding prephenate dehydrogenase produces the protein MTESTDTSVRTRAARTSGVVRVVGAGLLGSSIGHALGQLGVDVALADASPSQLRLAIDYGAGRAARDDDRPVLIVVAVPPDVIADVVERELRAFPDAVVTDVASVKLEPLHALRARGVDLTHYIGSHPMAGRERGGAIAARADLFVGRPWVVCRDHETPASDLALVEGLALDLGATPLEMTPEEHDRSVALVSHVPQLVASLLAARLVDAPDGSLRLTGQGLRDTTRIAASAPELWVQILGANAEPVVDVLGALADDLRVVSSALRAPDSPGARRAVADTIRRGNEGVERLPGKHGQNRRFETIVVMIDDTPGQLGRLFGELGELEVNVEDLRLEHSPGAQFGLAEISVVPSTVRHAVEGLEARGWKIASTTVD, from the coding sequence GTGACCGAATCGACCGACACCTCGGTGCGCACGCGCGCCGCACGCACCAGCGGTGTGGTGCGGGTCGTCGGCGCGGGCCTGCTCGGCTCGAGCATCGGCCACGCGCTCGGACAGCTCGGCGTCGACGTCGCCCTCGCCGACGCGTCGCCCTCGCAGCTGCGGCTCGCGATCGACTACGGCGCCGGCCGTGCCGCCCGCGACGACGACCGGCCCGTCCTGATCGTCGTCGCCGTGCCGCCGGATGTCATCGCCGATGTCGTCGAGCGCGAGCTCAGGGCGTTTCCGGATGCCGTCGTCACCGACGTCGCATCGGTCAAGCTCGAGCCGCTCCACGCCCTGCGTGCGCGCGGGGTCGACCTGACGCACTACATCGGCTCGCATCCGATGGCCGGTCGCGAGCGGGGCGGAGCGATCGCCGCCCGCGCCGATCTGTTCGTCGGGCGGCCGTGGGTCGTCTGTCGCGACCACGAGACCCCGGCATCCGATCTGGCGCTCGTCGAAGGGCTCGCGCTCGACCTCGGCGCGACGCCGCTGGAGATGACGCCCGAAGAGCACGACCGGTCGGTGGCGCTCGTCTCGCACGTGCCGCAGCTGGTGGCCTCGCTGCTCGCGGCCCGGCTCGTCGACGCCCCCGACGGGTCGCTGCGTCTCACCGGGCAGGGCCTGCGCGACACGACCAGGATCGCGGCATCCGCCCCCGAACTGTGGGTGCAGATCCTCGGGGCCAACGCAGAGCCGGTCGTCGACGTCCTGGGCGCTCTCGCCGACGACCTACGCGTGGTCTCGTCCGCACTGCGCGCACCCGACAGCCCCGGCGCGCGCCGCGCGGTGGCCGACACGATCCGCCGCGGCAACGAGGGCGTAGAGCGCCTGCCCGGCAAGCACGGCCAGAACCGCCGCTTCGAGACCATCGTCGTGATGATCGACGACACCCCCGGCCAGCTGGGGCGTCTGTTCGGCGAGCTCGGCGAGCTCGAGGTCAACGTCGAAGACCTGCGCCTGGAGCACTCGCCGGGGGCGCAGTTCGGCCTGGCCGAGATCAGTGTCGTCCCGAGCACCGTCCGCCACGCCGTCGAGGGACTCGAGGCCCGCGGCTGGAAGATTGCGAGCACCACTGTTGACTGA
- a CDS encoding pseudouridine synthase yields MSDSGFQDEGRQRLQKVLANAGVASRRVCEDYIVAGRVRVNGVVVTELGTRVDPESDLVDVDGTAIQLDATKRYVMLNKPTGVVSSMKDDQGRPDLRRFTKDWPERLYNVGRLDAETSGLLVLTNDGGLAHVLAHPSFGVTKVYIAKVEDRVTPQTIAKLTAGIELDDGPIAADKARLLDASGQSSLVELTLHSGRNRIVRRMMAAVGHPVRELVRRQFGPLHLGTLPAGRARELTTVERGALLTLARRDAPSPGADPQP; encoded by the coding sequence ATGAGTGACAGCGGTTTCCAGGACGAAGGCCGGCAGCGGTTGCAGAAGGTGCTCGCGAACGCGGGTGTCGCCTCGCGGCGCGTTTGCGAGGACTACATCGTCGCGGGCCGGGTCCGGGTCAACGGCGTGGTCGTGACCGAGCTGGGCACGCGTGTCGACCCGGAATCCGATCTCGTCGACGTGGACGGAACCGCCATCCAGCTCGATGCGACCAAGCGCTACGTCATGCTGAACAAGCCCACCGGCGTCGTCTCGTCGATGAAGGACGATCAGGGCCGGCCGGATCTGCGCCGGTTCACGAAGGACTGGCCCGAGCGGCTGTACAACGTCGGGCGATTGGATGCCGAGACGAGCGGTCTGCTGGTTTTGACCAACGACGGCGGACTCGCGCACGTGCTCGCCCACCCCTCGTTCGGCGTCACGAAGGTGTACATCGCGAAGGTGGAGGACCGGGTGACGCCGCAGACGATCGCCAAGCTCACCGCCGGCATCGAACTGGACGACGGACCGATCGCCGCCGACAAGGCGCGCCTGCTCGACGCATCCGGGCAGTCGAGTCTCGTCGAGCTCACCCTGCACTCCGGCCGCAACCGGATCGTGCGGCGCATGATGGCCGCCGTCGGGCACCCCGTCCGTGAGCTCGTGCGCCGCCAGTTCGGGCCGCTCCACCTGGGAACGCTCCCGGCGGGGAGGGCCCGCGAGTTGACTACAGTGGAACGCGGCGCTCTGCTGACTCTGGCACGCCGCGACGCGCCCTCGCCCGGTGCCGACCCCCAGCCCTGA
- the scpB gene encoding SMC-Scp complex subunit ScpB, whose product MTTDDASLDDDEAGLAPPAEPVDVARRLEAILLVVDEPQSLVALATAVAAPVPAVRQAIEGLVADYDGETGGPRRGFELREVGGGWRLYVREENDDLVSEFVNSQAPSRLSQAALETLAVIAYKQPVSRSQVASIRAVNVDSVVRTLVARGLITEAFTDSETGAINYKTTDALLTHLGINSLDELPHISPLLDDGADGFDSEVLR is encoded by the coding sequence ATGACCACTGACGACGCATCCCTCGACGACGACGAGGCCGGCCTCGCACCGCCGGCCGAACCGGTCGACGTCGCCCGGCGACTCGAAGCGATCCTGCTGGTGGTGGACGAGCCGCAGAGCCTCGTCGCCCTCGCCACCGCGGTCGCCGCACCCGTTCCCGCGGTGCGCCAGGCGATCGAGGGCCTCGTCGCCGACTACGACGGTGAGACCGGTGGGCCGCGCCGCGGCTTCGAGCTGCGTGAGGTCGGCGGCGGCTGGCGCCTGTATGTGCGCGAGGAGAACGATGACCTCGTGTCGGAGTTCGTCAATTCGCAGGCCCCGTCACGCCTCTCGCAGGCGGCGCTGGAGACCCTCGCGGTCATCGCCTACAAGCAGCCCGTGAGCCGCAGCCAGGTCGCCTCGATCCGCGCCGTGAACGTCGACTCGGTCGTGCGCACGCTCGTGGCGCGGGGCCTGATCACCGAGGCGTTCACCGACTCCGAGACCGGGGCGATCAACTACAAGACCACCGATGCGCTGCTGACCCACCTGGGCATCAACTCGCTCGACGAGCTGCCGCACATCTCGCCGCTGCTCGACGACGGCGCAGACGGATTCGACAGTGAGGTGCTCCGATGA
- a CDS encoding segregation/condensation protein A gives MAPSPDDEARPPEEAPTPDAPASGFQVSIGNFDGPFDLLLSLISQHELDITEVSLSKVTDEFISYLRGLDDEADLDQASEFLVVAATLLDMKVAGLLPQGELVDAESVALLEARDLLFARLLQYRAFKEVSVWFARCLEREDRRHVRAVRLDEKYRRAVPELVWTLSKEDFAAIALLAFTPKEIPHVGLDHLHAPLVSIREQAAVVVTLLRDAGSLNFRELIAGVAQPGIVVARFLAVLELYRHAALSFEQLEPLGELTLRWTAERWSEENLATLGADYDH, from the coding sequence GTGGCGCCGTCGCCTGACGACGAGGCGCGCCCGCCCGAGGAAGCCCCGACGCCCGACGCACCGGCATCCGGATTCCAGGTCTCGATCGGCAACTTCGACGGCCCGTTCGACCTGCTGCTGAGTCTCATATCGCAGCACGAGCTCGACATCACCGAGGTGTCGCTGAGCAAGGTCACCGACGAGTTCATCTCGTACCTGCGGGGTCTCGACGACGAAGCAGACCTCGACCAGGCCTCCGAATTCCTCGTGGTCGCCGCGACCCTGCTCGACATGAAGGTCGCGGGCCTCCTGCCCCAGGGCGAGCTCGTCGACGCAGAATCGGTGGCGCTGCTCGAAGCCCGTGACCTGCTGTTCGCGCGGCTGCTGCAGTACCGCGCGTTCAAGGAGGTGTCGGTGTGGTTCGCCCGCTGCCTCGAGCGGGAGGATCGCCGGCACGTCCGCGCGGTGCGCCTCGACGAGAAGTACCGTCGTGCCGTGCCCGAGCTCGTGTGGACGCTGTCGAAAGAGGACTTCGCCGCGATCGCCCTGCTCGCCTTCACGCCGAAGGAGATCCCGCATGTCGGGCTGGACCACCTGCACGCGCCGCTCGTGTCGATCCGAGAGCAGGCCGCGGTCGTGGTGACGCTGCTGCGTGATGCCGGAAGCCTCAACTTCCGTGAGCTGATCGCCGGGGTCGCGCAGCCGGGCATCGTGGTGGCGCGGTTCCTCGCCGTCCTCGAGCTGTACCGCCACGCCGCCCTGTCGTTCGAACAGCTCGAGCCGCTGGGCGAGCTCACCCTGCGCTGGACCGCCGAACGGTGGTCGGAAGAGAACCTCGCCACCCTGGGAGCTGACTATGACCACTGA
- a CDS encoding ParA family protein, with product MVKAGEPVAGSKQGAKKPAEGDTPIGPTGRPYHGFPTPPKLNGHGPARIIALCNQKGGVGKTTTTINLAASLAQYGRKVLAVDFDPQGALSAGLGIATHDIPTIYDLLLDSKRDPQEVVVSTAVENLDILPANIDLSASEVHLVNEVARETILARVLRKVANDYDVILIDCQPSLGLLTVNALTASHGVLIPLECEFFALRGVALLIETIDKVRDRLNPSIKLDGVLATMYDARTLHSREVLERVVDAFGDDVLETVIGRTVKFPDASVSGVPITKFAPEHPAAQAYLRLARELVARGAVA from the coding sequence ATGGTGAAGGCAGGAGAGCCGGTGGCGGGCAGCAAGCAGGGCGCGAAGAAGCCCGCAGAGGGTGACACCCCGATCGGACCCACAGGGCGTCCGTATCACGGGTTCCCCACCCCGCCGAAGCTGAACGGTCACGGCCCCGCGCGTATCATCGCGCTGTGCAACCAGAAGGGCGGCGTCGGCAAGACGACGACCACCATCAACCTGGCCGCCTCGCTCGCGCAGTACGGGCGCAAGGTGCTCGCGGTCGACTTCGACCCGCAGGGCGCGCTGTCGGCCGGACTCGGCATCGCCACCCACGACATCCCGACGATCTACGACCTGCTGCTGGACTCCAAGCGCGATCCGCAGGAGGTCGTCGTCAGCACCGCGGTCGAGAATCTCGACATCCTCCCGGCGAACATCGACCTGTCGGCATCCGAAGTGCACCTCGTCAACGAGGTCGCCAGAGAGACGATCCTCGCCCGGGTGCTGCGCAAGGTGGCGAACGACTACGACGTCATCCTGATCGACTGCCAGCCGTCACTGGGCCTGCTCACCGTCAACGCACTCACCGCCAGCCACGGCGTGCTCATCCCGCTCGAGTGCGAGTTCTTCGCCCTGCGCGGCGTTGCGCTGCTGATCGAGACCATCGACAAGGTCCGCGACCGGTTGAACCCGTCGATCAAGCTCGACGGCGTGCTGGCCACGATGTACGACGCGCGCACGCTGCACTCGCGCGAGGTGCTCGAGCGGGTCGTCGACGCGTTCGGCGACGACGTGCTCGAGACCGTGATCGGTCGCACCGTCAAGTTCCCGGACGCCTCGGTGTCGGGGGTCCCGATCACGAAGTTCGCGCCCGAGCATCCGGCCGCCCAGGCCTACCTGCGGCTGGCGCGGGAGCTGGTCGCTCGTGGCGCCGTCGCCTGA